The following are encoded together in the Pseudodesulfovibrio indicus genome:
- the rfbF gene encoding glucose-1-phosphate cytidylyltransferase, whose protein sequence is MKAVILAGGYGTRLSEETHLIPKPMVEIGGKPIIWHIMKIYSFFGINEFVILLGYKGNIIKDYFTHYFIYQNDVTFDIANNEYIVHNKVAEPWKVTMVDTGDGTMTGGRLLRAKRYLEGERFMLTYGDGVGDVDMNKLLAFHEEKGGVATLTSVLPEGRFGSVVADSDGSVQTFFEKPKGDKQWINAGFFVFEPEIFDYIKDGDDTILERRPLEDLSRDHMLYTYKHDGFWKAMDTLRDKVKLEELWQGEAPWKLWT, encoded by the coding sequence ATGAAAGCAGTAATTCTTGCGGGTGGCTACGGCACCAGGCTGAGCGAGGAGACACACCTGATCCCCAAGCCCATGGTCGAGATCGGCGGGAAGCCGATCATCTGGCACATCATGAAGATCTATTCCTTTTTCGGCATCAATGAATTCGTCATCCTGCTCGGTTACAAGGGCAACATCATAAAGGACTATTTCACCCATTATTTCATCTATCAGAACGACGTCACCTTCGACATAGCCAACAACGAGTACATCGTTCACAACAAGGTGGCCGAGCCTTGGAAGGTCACGATGGTCGACACCGGGGACGGCACCATGACCGGAGGACGGCTCCTGCGGGCCAAGCGGTACCTGGAAGGTGAGCGGTTCATGCTCACCTACGGAGACGGCGTGGGGGATGTCGACATGAACAAGCTGCTCGCCTTCCACGAGGAAAAGGGAGGCGTGGCCACCTTGACATCCGTTCTGCCGGAGGGAAGATTCGGTAGCGTGGTGGCCGACTCCGACGGTTCGGTGCAGACATTTTTCGAAAAGCCCAAGGGCGACAAGCAGTGGATCAACGCGGGGTTCTTCGTCTTCGAGCCCGAGATCTTCGACTATATCAAGGACGGGGACGACACCATTCTCGAACGCAGGCCGCTAGAGGATCTCTCGCGGGACCACATGCTGTACACCTACAAGCATGACGGCTTTTGGAAGGCCATGGACACGCTTCGGGACAAGGTCAAACTGGAAGAACTGTGGCAAGGTGAAGCGCCGTGGAAACTCTGGACATAG
- the rfbH gene encoding lipopolysaccharide biosynthesis protein RfbH codes for MLQVRELNMSTTSDLHAEIMALVNRYYEEAFARPADFVPQQTQVNYAGRVFDAKELTNLVDSALCFWLTAGKYTAEFEAAFAEYLGVKKALLVNSGSSANLLAFMTLTSPLLRERMIRPGDEVITVAACFPTTVAPIIQYGAIPVFVDIDRETLNVDTSRLEAALSPRTKCVFLAHTLGNPFNIAYVRDFCTRHNLWLIEDNCDALGSLYQGRKTGTFGDIGTSSFYPAHHITTGEGGAVYTSDKLLHRIMLSLRDWGRDCWCAPGADNTCKHRFSKQFGQLPEGYDHKYVYSHFGYNLKATDMQAAVGCAQLAKLPEFVAARRSNFDYLAGALEEVRDHVHFIKPEPGSEPSWFGFGLSVKDDSPFTRNDLAEFLESRKIQTRNLFSGNILKHPCVDHLTEGKEYRVVGGLPNTDFVMNNTLWIGVYPGMDAPRLDYMAQQIKAFIKRFGREA; via the coding sequence ATGCTTCAAGTAAGAGAGTTGAATATGTCGACCACCTCGGATTTGCACGCAGAGATAATGGCTCTTGTGAACAGATACTACGAAGAAGCCTTTGCGCGACCCGCCGACTTCGTCCCGCAACAGACGCAGGTCAACTATGCGGGAAGGGTATTCGACGCAAAGGAACTCACCAACCTGGTCGATTCCGCGCTCTGTTTCTGGCTTACGGCGGGCAAATACACGGCCGAGTTCGAGGCCGCTTTTGCCGAGTACCTGGGCGTCAAAAAGGCTTTGCTGGTCAATTCCGGGTCTTCCGCCAATCTCCTGGCGTTCATGACCCTGACCTCGCCCCTGCTGCGGGAGCGGATGATCCGCCCCGGAGACGAGGTCATCACCGTGGCGGCCTGCTTCCCGACCACGGTGGCTCCGATCATCCAATATGGGGCCATCCCGGTATTCGTCGATATCGACAGGGAGACGCTCAACGTAGACACGTCCAGACTCGAAGCGGCGCTGAGCCCCAGGACCAAGTGCGTATTTCTTGCCCACACCCTCGGGAACCCCTTCAATATCGCTTACGTCAGGGATTTTTGCACCAGGCACAACCTCTGGTTGATTGAAGACAATTGCGACGCCCTGGGTTCTCTCTACCAGGGCCGGAAAACCGGAACCTTCGGCGATATCGGAACGAGCAGCTTTTATCCAGCCCATCATATCACCACGGGCGAGGGCGGCGCGGTGTATACCAGCGACAAGCTGTTGCACAGGATCATGCTCTCCCTGAGGGACTGGGGCCGCGACTGCTGGTGCGCACCGGGCGCCGACAACACCTGCAAGCACAGATTTTCCAAACAATTCGGCCAGCTGCCCGAGGGGTACGACCACAAGTACGTGTACAGCCACTTCGGCTACAACCTGAAGGCCACGGACATGCAGGCCGCCGTAGGGTGCGCCCAGCTGGCCAAACTGCCGGAATTCGTGGCCGCCCGCCGCTCCAATTTCGACTACCTGGCGGGCGCACTCGAAGAGGTTCGGGATCATGTTCACTTCATCAAGCCGGAACCCGGCTCCGAGCCGTCCTGGTTCGGTTTCGGATTGAGCGTCAAGGATGATTCCCCCTTCACCCGCAACGACCTGGCGGAGTTCCTGGAAAGCAGGAAGATACAAACCCGCAATCTGTTCTCCGGCAACATCCTGAAACACCCCTGTGTTGATCATTTGACGGAAGGCAAGGAATACCGCGTTGTCGGCGGGCTCCCCAACACCGATTTCGTCATGAACAACACGCTCTGGATCGGAGTCTATCCGGGCATGGACGCCCCCCGCCTCGACTACATGGCCCAACAGATCAAAGCGTTCATCAAACGATTCGGACGGGAGGCGTGA
- a CDS encoding hybrid sensor histidine kinase/response regulator — protein sequence MALSKKQRGRRSLVQHLTASLVVVVFLSSIAISSVIFVVLFQKSEAQFEQRADEALTHLSNSLESYLWHMEEESVVSLCETFANIDIVVYIQVRDHRGNEIYRYGEITKGQTILKEKKVSYDNIEVGVVELGLTPVIFQEKVYETTWISLLSLLSVVIVLGLSTRILLNRNLRKPLGQLIRRTEALSEGKYSETFEEESFQEIQRILSKFNEMAEQVRLRETELRVSEEKYRRLFETSIEGIVMINESLRIAMVNQVFARMLGYAEEELVGMEVTDIIDKDDLEEHALEVEKRRSGLASQYERRFVRKDGSDIWTLVSATPQFNDKNEFSGVFAMITDITALRIAQAELKMAYDEMEQRVIARTEELNQTNRLLTSEIHIRKQTEKEIIKAKEAAEKATQAKSEFLANMSHEIRTPMNAIIGMTHLIKMTELTATQRDYLNKIDISAKSLLGIINDVLDLSKIEAGMLSVEAVGFRLDQVLEQLTTIVSPRANEKRLEFLIDVAPDVPTAIQGDPMRLAQILINLCNNAVKFTEEGAVVVSISAVEQGHDAARLRFTVKDDGIGIKPDKIEELFQPFTQADASTTRKYGGTGLGLSLCSQLVSLMDGAIGAESEVGKGSLFWFEITFPLFDERDEEVVLPQELQGTRALVVDDNPTSRIILKGMLEHMGLTVELAKSGREALDKLRASQGDDAFKLFVVDWRMPGLDGLETAEAVLRDDDIQVKPPMFMVSAYGNATLVKKTNELGFKGLLFKPVNQSFLFNLVVETLGKGMVTLRMPSAQEQPLAGLAGARILLVEDNEINRQVALEILGSVGVEVYEAFNGENALEFLDKHEVDLVLMDIQMPVMDGHEATRRIRGQERFKDLPIIAMTAHAMVADIEKSRDVGMNDHIAKPFEPDDLFAVLLKWLSPKGEEEGAGQPEQSTVESQPAKSLTVPLVMAGIDVELGLKRARGNEKLYRTLLLLLDEKYADAAEQIATALKENRRQDAVALAHSVKGTSGMLGAMELFEAASELEKGLDDEHEDVVDSLALFTAKLDQVVESISVLKAEGGEDSGLPTEGKPASVETLLDSLEKLKRPLAQGAPVECREKSKGVRELVWPRDYHVDVAQMLKHIVEYDFKKALALLEEISARLGNE from the coding sequence ATGGCATTGAGCAAGAAACAGAGAGGGAGACGATCCCTGGTCCAGCACCTGACGGCGAGCCTCGTGGTCGTCGTTTTCCTTTCGTCCATTGCCATTTCCTCGGTCATCTTCGTGGTCCTCTTCCAGAAGTCGGAGGCGCAGTTCGAGCAGCGCGCGGACGAGGCCCTTACCCATCTCTCCAACAGCCTTGAATCCTACCTCTGGCACATGGAGGAGGAATCCGTCGTCAGCCTCTGCGAGACCTTCGCCAACATCGACATCGTGGTCTACATCCAGGTCAGGGACCACCGCGGCAACGAGATATATCGCTACGGCGAGATCACCAAGGGCCAGACCATCCTCAAGGAAAAGAAGGTCAGCTACGACAACATCGAGGTCGGTGTGGTCGAGCTGGGCCTGACGCCAGTGATATTCCAGGAAAAGGTCTACGAGACCACCTGGATCAGCCTGTTGTCCCTGCTCTCGGTGGTCATCGTCCTCGGCCTCTCGACCCGGATTCTCCTCAACCGCAATCTGCGAAAGCCGCTGGGGCAGCTCATCCGAAGGACCGAGGCCCTGTCCGAGGGCAAGTATTCCGAGACCTTCGAGGAGGAGAGCTTTCAGGAGATCCAGCGCATCCTTTCCAAGTTCAACGAGATGGCCGAGCAGGTCCGCTTGCGCGAGACCGAGCTCAGGGTCAGCGAGGAGAAGTACCGCCGGTTGTTCGAGACCAGCATCGAAGGCATCGTCATGATCAACGAGTCCTTGCGGATCGCCATGGTCAACCAGGTCTTTGCCCGGATGCTGGGCTATGCCGAGGAGGAGCTGGTCGGCATGGAGGTGACGGACATCATCGACAAGGACGATCTGGAAGAGCACGCCCTTGAGGTGGAGAAGCGGCGCTCCGGCCTGGCCTCGCAATACGAGCGGCGGTTCGTGCGCAAGGACGGCAGCGACATCTGGACCCTGGTCTCGGCCACGCCCCAGTTCAACGACAAGAACGAATTTTCCGGCGTCTTCGCCATGATCACGGACATCACGGCCCTGCGCATCGCCCAGGCCGAGCTGAAAATGGCCTACGACGAGATGGAGCAGCGCGTCATCGCCCGCACCGAGGAGCTGAACCAGACCAACCGGCTGCTGACCTCGGAGATCCACATCCGCAAGCAGACCGAGAAGGAGATCATCAAGGCCAAGGAGGCTGCGGAAAAGGCCACCCAGGCCAAGAGCGAATTCCTGGCCAACATGAGTCACGAGATCCGAACGCCCATGAACGCGATCATCGGCATGACGCATCTGATCAAGATGACCGAGCTGACCGCCACCCAGCGCGACTACCTGAACAAGATCGACATCTCGGCCAAGTCCCTGCTCGGCATCATCAACGACGTCCTCGACCTGTCCAAGATCGAGGCGGGCATGCTCTCGGTGGAGGCCGTGGGATTCCGGCTGGACCAGGTCCTGGAGCAACTGACCACCATCGTCTCGCCCCGGGCCAACGAGAAGCGGCTGGAATTTCTCATCGACGTGGCCCCGGACGTGCCGACCGCCATACAGGGCGACCCCATGCGTTTGGCCCAGATTCTCATCAATCTGTGCAACAACGCCGTCAAGTTCACCGAGGAAGGGGCCGTGGTCGTGTCCATCTCCGCAGTGGAGCAGGGCCACGACGCGGCCCGGCTGCGCTTCACGGTCAAGGACGACGGCATCGGCATCAAGCCGGACAAGATCGAGGAGCTCTTCCAGCCCTTCACCCAGGCCGACGCCTCCACGACCCGCAAGTACGGCGGCACCGGCCTCGGACTGAGCCTGTGCAGCCAGCTGGTCAGCCTCATGGACGGGGCCATCGGCGCCGAGAGCGAGGTGGGCAAGGGCAGCCTGTTCTGGTTCGAGATCACCTTCCCCCTGTTCGACGAGCGGGACGAGGAAGTGGTGCTGCCGCAGGAACTGCAGGGCACCAGGGCGCTGGTGGTGGACGACAACCCCACCTCGCGGATCATCCTCAAGGGCATGCTGGAGCACATGGGGTTGACCGTGGAGCTGGCCAAATCCGGTAGGGAGGCTCTGGACAAGCTCCGGGCCAGCCAGGGCGACGACGCCTTCAAGCTGTTCGTGGTGGACTGGCGCATGCCCGGCCTGGACGGTCTCGAAACCGCCGAGGCGGTGCTCCGCGACGACGATATTCAGGTCAAGCCGCCCATGTTCATGGTCTCGGCCTACGGCAACGCCACCCTGGTCAAGAAGACCAACGAGCTGGGCTTCAAGGGTCTGCTCTTCAAGCCCGTGAACCAATCCTTCCTTTTCAACCTGGTGGTGGAGACCCTTGGCAAGGGCATGGTCACCCTGCGGATGCCGTCCGCGCAGGAGCAACCTCTGGCCGGGCTGGCCGGGGCGCGTATCCTGCTGGTGGAGGACAACGAGATCAACCGCCAGGTGGCTTTGGAGATACTGGGCTCGGTCGGCGTGGAGGTTTACGAGGCCTTTAATGGCGAGAACGCCTTGGAATTTTTGGATAAGCATGAGGTGGATCTGGTGCTCATGGACATCCAGATGCCGGTCATGGACGGTCACGAGGCCACCAGGCGCATCCGCGGTCAGGAGCGGTTCAAGGACCTGCCGATCATCGCCATGACCGCCCACGCCATGGTCGCGGATATCGAGAAGAGCCGAGATGTCGGCATGAACGACCACATCGCCAAGCCGTTCGAGCCGGACGATCTGTTTGCCGTGCTTCTCAAGTGGCTCAGCCCCAAGGGGGAGGAAGAGGGAGCCGGGCAGCCGGAACAGAGCACGGTTGAATCGCAGCCCGCCAAGAGCCTGACCGTCCCCCTGGTGATGGCGGGCATCGACGTGGAGCTCGGGCTGAAGCGGGCCAGGGGCAACGAGAAGCTCTACCGCACGCTGCTGCTCCTGCTGGATGAGAAGTATGCCGACGCCGCCGAGCAGATCGCCACGGCCCTCAAGGAGAACCGGCGGCAGGACGCCGTGGCCCTGGCCCACTCGGTCAAGGGGACCTCGGGGATGCTGGGGGCCATGGAGCTCTTCGAAGCCGCCTCGGAGTTGGAGAAGGGGCTGGACGACGAGCACGAGGACGTGGTCGACTCTCTGGCCCTGTTCACCGCCAAGCTGGACCAGGTGGTGGAAAGCATCAGCGTGCTCAAGGCCGAGGGCGGCGAGGACTCCGGGTTGCCCACCGAGGGCAAGCCCGCTTCCGTCGAGACCCTGCTGGACAGCCTGGAAAAGCTCAAGCGGCCGCTGGCTCAGGGCGCGCCCGTGGAGTGCCGCGAGAAAAGCAAGGGCGTGCGCGAATTGGTCTGGCCCCGCGACTACCATGTGGATGTGGCGCAGATGCTCAAGCACATCGTGGAGTACGACTTCAAGAAGGCCCTGGCCCTGCTCGAGGAAATCTCGGCCAGGCTCGGCAACGAATAG
- the rfbG gene encoding CDP-glucose 4,6-dehydratase, which produces METLDIGRLFGGIYKGKPVLVTGHTGFKGSWLSLWLERMGAKVFGYSQSPLTSPSHYELLNLGHPEVIGDVCDYPTLLDVFREFQPEIVFHLAAQPLVRASYADPLLTLNSNVMGTANILEAVRQTPSVSAAVIITSDKCYENVEWDWGYREADRLGGHDPYSVSKACAELVATAYRRSFFSKEGSPLIASCRAGNVVGGGDWSEDRLIPDIVRAITGKTEMTIRNPGSTRPWQHVLECLSGYLLLGQRLLEGRKQFVGAWNFGPQLNGNLTVEEVVRAVKDIWPDFTFTCNQPGGNEPHEAKLLYLDSTRARRSLNWRPVWSDVSPALEKTIQWYKDYYTTGDIVSKAQLLQYAEAAVAQGMGWTEHA; this is translated from the coding sequence GTGGAAACTCTGGACATAGGACGCCTTTTCGGGGGGATATACAAGGGGAAGCCCGTGCTGGTCACGGGCCACACCGGGTTCAAGGGGTCCTGGCTGAGCCTGTGGCTGGAGCGGATGGGGGCAAAGGTCTTCGGCTACAGCCAGAGCCCGTTGACCTCGCCGAGCCATTACGAACTGCTGAACCTGGGCCATCCGGAAGTCATCGGCGACGTCTGCGACTACCCAACGCTGCTCGATGTCTTCCGGGAATTTCAGCCGGAAATCGTTTTTCACCTGGCCGCGCAGCCTCTGGTGCGCGCATCCTATGCGGACCCGCTGCTGACCCTGAACTCCAACGTCATGGGCACGGCAAACATCCTGGAAGCCGTTCGGCAGACCCCTTCCGTTTCCGCCGCAGTGATCATCACCTCGGACAAGTGCTATGAGAACGTTGAATGGGACTGGGGGTATCGCGAGGCCGACCGCCTTGGCGGACATGACCCCTACAGCGTCTCCAAGGCCTGCGCCGAGCTGGTCGCCACCGCCTATCGCCGGTCCTTTTTCTCGAAGGAAGGAAGCCCGCTGATCGCCTCCTGCCGCGCGGGCAACGTCGTCGGCGGAGGCGACTGGTCCGAGGACAGGCTGATTCCCGACATCGTCCGGGCCATCACCGGTAAGACCGAAATGACCATCCGCAACCCCGGATCGACACGCCCCTGGCAGCACGTCCTGGAATGTTTGAGCGGCTATCTCCTGCTGGGGCAAAGGCTGCTCGAAGGCCGAAAGCAGTTTGTCGGGGCCTGGAACTTCGGCCCGCAGCTGAACGGCAACCTGACCGTCGAGGAGGTGGTCCGCGCCGTCAAGGACATCTGGCCCGACTTCACCTTCACATGCAACCAACCCGGGGGCAACGAGCCGCACGAGGCCAAGCTGCTCTATCTCGACAGCACCCGTGCGCGGCGAAGCCTCAACTGGAGACCGGTCTGGAGCGATGTGTCGCCGGCCCTGGAAAAGACGATCCAATGGTACAAGGACTATTACACCACCGGAGATATTGTTTCCAAGGCCCAGCTCCTTCAATACGCCGAAGCGGCCGTGGCCCAAGGGATGGGGTGGACCGAACATGCTTGA
- a CDS encoding protoporphyrinogen/coproporphyrinogen oxidase gives MPTSSYSGGIDRDIAVIGAGPAGLACAYTLQEQGVVPVVLEKDATYAGLCGSFERDGYTFDKFIHAAFSKETWVNRIFAEATDFETHNNFAITNYWSRHWVTHPIITNLAPLPFSVKSRCILDFIKRGRRPRSDDHNYEQWLRAQYGDYYVDNFPLKYTRKYWTVEAAELEDKWVGSRLYNPSLKEVMVGALSRNPPQKHYFNEVRYPVRGGFQSFFSHLAQSVDILYDHTIVRLDARSRKITFDTGETAQYETIFSSMPLPELCKATPDLPREITSACDRLSATSGVIVSLGLKSSPRFSGLYFYIYDEDILPARVYSPSRLSSSTTPDKRHSLQAEIYFSPKKLRRDSFEALLEHTIAKLDAMDVIDKRDVDFTDVRPIPYANVIFTPEIYEAREAVIGFYRKNNIIPMGRFGEWDYFWSDQSLLSGRNNALSWLRSREAVQGGKG, from the coding sequence ATGCCGACCTCCAGTTATAGCGGCGGCATCGACCGGGATATTGCCGTCATCGGGGCCGGGCCTGCGGGGTTGGCCTGCGCCTACACCTTGCAAGAGCAGGGCGTCGTTCCCGTTGTCCTTGAAAAGGACGCCACTTACGCGGGGCTGTGCGGCAGCTTCGAACGCGACGGCTATACCTTCGACAAATTCATCCACGCGGCATTCAGCAAGGAGACCTGGGTCAATCGGATTTTTGCCGAGGCCACGGACTTTGAGACCCACAACAATTTCGCCATAACCAATTATTGGAGCCGACACTGGGTCACGCATCCGATAATAACCAACCTCGCTCCCCTGCCCTTTTCCGTCAAATCCAGGTGCATCCTGGATTTCATCAAGCGCGGAAGACGCCCCCGGTCCGATGATCACAACTATGAGCAATGGCTGCGCGCTCAATACGGCGATTATTACGTCGACAATTTCCCGCTCAAATACACTCGCAAGTACTGGACCGTGGAAGCGGCGGAACTCGAAGACAAATGGGTCGGATCGCGCCTCTACAATCCGAGCCTGAAGGAAGTGATGGTCGGGGCCCTGTCGCGAAATCCCCCGCAAAAGCACTACTTCAACGAAGTCCGTTACCCGGTCCGGGGGGGATTCCAGTCCTTCTTCAGCCATCTGGCCCAAAGCGTGGACATACTCTATGACCACACTATCGTCCGTTTGGACGCCCGCTCCCGCAAAATCACCTTCGACACCGGCGAAACCGCGCAGTACGAAACCATCTTTTCCTCCATGCCCCTTCCCGAGCTGTGCAAGGCAACCCCGGACCTGCCGCGGGAAATCACTTCCGCCTGCGATCGATTGTCGGCCACCAGCGGGGTCATCGTTTCCCTCGGGCTGAAAAGCAGTCCCCGGTTTTCCGGTCTGTACTTTTATATCTATGATGAGGACATCCTGCCGGCCCGGGTCTATTCCCCCAGCCGCCTGAGCTCCTCCACGACGCCGGACAAACGCCATTCCCTGCAGGCGGAAATTTACTTTTCGCCGAAAAAGTTGCGCCGTGATTCCTTCGAGGCACTCCTTGAGCACACCATCGCCAAACTGGATGCCATGGACGTCATCGACAAGCGGGACGTGGACTTCACCGATGTCCGCCCCATCCCCTACGCCAACGTCATCTTCACTCCCGAAATATACGAGGCGCGAGAGGCCGTGATCGGCTTTTACAGGAAAAACAACATCATCCCCATGGGCCGCTTCGGTGAATGGGATTACTTCTGGAGCGACCAAAGCCTGTTAAGCGGCAGGAACAACGCCCTGTCCTGGCTTAGAAGCCGGGAAGCCGTGCAGGGCGGGAAGGGATGA
- a CDS encoding transporter substrate-binding domain-containing protein, whose product MISCLARPAAALDEVYHCGMALGYPPYQYLDEGGEPDGLDVEVARMVFERMGAKPAFEPGIWDNVVASLRLDRLDCVAGMEINDERRVFFDFTTPYYSRRVVLFVRAEDRSINGLKDLHLKAVAGDRHSFVERRLQEEGLLRTVRIVKTRTKDESMRMLLQGNVIAVIAPRAVGLSLARRYGMAVRVIDVGDPGSPVGFAVAKGNAELRDRMENALRELEQSGLLQPVLDKWLGSSW is encoded by the coding sequence ATGATAAGTTGTCTTGCCCGGCCGGCGGCAGCCCTGGACGAGGTCTACCACTGCGGCATGGCCTTGGGCTATCCTCCGTACCAATATCTCGATGAAGGCGGTGAGCCGGACGGGCTCGACGTCGAGGTCGCGCGAATGGTCTTCGAGCGCATGGGGGCGAAGCCCGCCTTTGAGCCGGGAATCTGGGACAACGTGGTCGCGAGCCTGCGTCTGGATCGGCTGGACTGTGTGGCCGGCATGGAGATCAACGACGAGCGCAGGGTTTTCTTCGACTTTACCACCCCCTATTACAGCCGCCGGGTGGTCCTCTTCGTCCGCGCGGAGGACCGGTCCATCAACGGGCTGAAGGACCTCCATCTGAAGGCCGTGGCGGGCGACCGCCATTCCTTTGTGGAACGGCGTCTTCAGGAGGAGGGGTTGCTGCGGACCGTGCGGATCGTCAAGACCCGCACCAAGGACGAGTCCATGCGCATGCTGCTCCAGGGGAACGTGATCGCGGTCATCGCGCCCAGGGCCGTGGGGCTTTCCCTGGCCAGGCGTTACGGCATGGCCGTGCGGGTCATCGACGTGGGCGATCCCGGCTCTCCGGTGGGGTTCGCCGTGGCCAAGGGCAACGCGGAGCTGCGCGACAGGATGGAGAACGCCCTGCGCGAGCTGGAACAGTCGGGGCTGTTGCAGCCCGTCCTGGACAAATGGCTGGGAAGTTCCTGGTAA
- a CDS encoding dTDP-4-dehydrorhamnose 3,5-epimerase family protein, translated as MLELRQLELPGCLELQPVVRPDARGLFVKTYSEELFEKHGLCCDFAEDYYSISNRNVLRGMHFQTPPTDHFKLVYCSRGEALDVILDLRQSSPTFGRYAELRLSGDRANMVYLPPGIAHGFLSLADNTTMHYKVSTGYSPAHDSGILWNSFGKDWGVADPIISERDRSFPPLSQFDTCFK; from the coding sequence ATGCTTGAACTCAGACAGTTGGAGCTGCCTGGCTGCCTTGAACTACAGCCCGTGGTCAGGCCGGACGCGCGCGGTCTCTTCGTGAAGACGTACAGCGAGGAGCTGTTCGAGAAGCACGGCCTCTGCTGCGACTTTGCCGAGGACTACTACTCGATCTCGAACAGGAACGTCCTGCGCGGCATGCATTTCCAGACGCCCCCGACGGATCATTTCAAACTCGTCTACTGCTCAAGGGGGGAGGCGCTCGACGTCATCCTCGACCTGAGACAATCCTCGCCGACATTCGGCCGGTACGCAGAGCTGCGCCTGTCGGGCGACCGGGCGAACATGGTCTATCTCCCGCCGGGCATTGCGCACGGCTTTCTGTCCCTGGCCGACAACACCACGATGCACTACAAGGTTTCCACCGGTTATTCCCCGGCCCACGACAGCGGCATCCTGTGGAACTCCTTCGGCAAGGACTGGGGCGTCGCCGATCCGATCATCTCGGAACGGGATCGGTCGTTCCCGCCCCTCAGTCAATTCGACACATGCTTCAAGTAA
- a CDS encoding NAD-dependent epimerase/dehydratase family protein, translated as MRILITGATGFIGNHVVTELVKSHGSGNEIVATSTSLEKARKTSWYSDVEYMAHDIYDRTVDPYELFNKPDVLIHLAWSGFPNYTQASHFEHVLFEEYRFHKHMIASGLKRLVYAGGTYAEYGNHDGCMKEEALSDPTTPYSIAKDTLRKMLALLAQDATGFSLCWCRLFNVYGEGQNKGTFLAQLISAIKNNEKSFNMSAGEQLRDFIPVVVAADRIAKLAAAAEAEGIYNICSGTPTSLRTLAETTIERMNASIHLNLGHYPYNTHEPMAIWGDGTKYADLQL; from the coding sequence ATGCGCATACTGATCACCGGCGCGACCGGATTCATAGGCAATCACGTCGTCACCGAGCTCGTGAAATCCCATGGTTCGGGAAACGAGATCGTCGCGACGTCCACAAGCCTCGAAAAGGCCAGAAAGACCTCATGGTATTCCGATGTGGAATACATGGCGCACGACATCTACGACCGGACGGTCGACCCCTACGAGCTTTTCAACAAACCGGACGTGCTGATCCACCTGGCGTGGAGCGGCTTCCCCAACTACACGCAGGCGTCCCATTTCGAGCATGTGCTCTTCGAGGAATACAGATTCCACAAACACATGATCGCCTCGGGGCTCAAGAGGCTCGTCTACGCAGGCGGGACCTATGCGGAATACGGTAACCACGACGGCTGCATGAAGGAGGAAGCCTTGTCGGACCCCACCACTCCGTACAGCATCGCCAAGGACACGCTCAGAAAGATGCTCGCCCTGCTCGCACAGGACGCCACGGGCTTTTCCCTTTGCTGGTGCAGGCTGTTCAACGTGTATGGCGAAGGGCAGAACAAGGGTACGTTCCTGGCGCAGCTGATTTCCGCCATCAAGAACAACGAGAAGTCGTTCAACATGTCGGCGGGGGAGCAGCTGCGGGACTTCATCCCCGTGGTCGTCGCCGCAGACCGGATCGCCAAATTGGCGGCGGCAGCCGAAGCCGAGGGCATTTACAACATATGCTCCGGGACCCCCACTTCCCTTCGCACCCTGGCAGAGACGACAATCGAACGGATGAACGCCTCGATTCACCTCAATCTGGGCCACTATCCGTACAACACCCATGAACCGATGGCCATTTGGGGCGATGGGACCAAATATGCCGACCTCCAGTTATAG